The following coding sequences lie in one Peribacillus frigoritolerans genomic window:
- a CDS encoding sunset domain-containing protein: MRLIKILFWLCLIFFVISLLVYTIQCIISAWWNILLIIIILLTLWWYKIRRKNQKSVWQGVIIIILSLLLLAWFLIPCIFGHFKDLEEEPETDTEMNHHQVLTDDEEDKEKKQQAEKEKEQQVEREKEQQAEREKVQKQQACSNIRGNVSSSGTKIYHVPSGQFYDKTEPEETFCTEAEAKSAGYRKSKL, translated from the coding sequence GTGCGATTAATAAAAATACTATTTTGGTTATGTCTTATATTTTTTGTTATATCACTTTTGGTTTACACTATTCAGTGTATAATTTCTGCTTGGTGGAATATTCTTCTCATTATTATTATCTTATTAACCCTGTGGTGGTATAAAATTCGAAGAAAAAATCAGAAGTCAGTTTGGCAAGGAGTTATAATAATTATTCTTTCTTTACTTTTACTAGCCTGGTTTTTAATTCCTTGTATATTTGGACACTTTAAAGATTTGGAAGAGGAACCTGAAACTGATACCGAAATGAACCATCATCAAGTATTGACCGATGATGAGGAAGATAAAGAGAAAAAACAACAAGCAGAAAAAGAAAAAGAACAACAAGTAGAAAGAGAAAAAGAGCAACAAGCAGAAAGAGAAAAAGTACAAAAACAACAAGCGTGTTCAAACATTCGAGGTAATGTTTCAAGTTCAGGTACTAAGATTTACCATGTGCCCTCAGGACAATTCTATGATAAGACTGAACCTGAAGAAACCTTCTGTACAGAAGCTGAAGCAAAATCTGCTGGGTATAGAAAATCAAAACTATAA